A window of the Lolium perenne isolate Kyuss_39 chromosome 7, Kyuss_2.0, whole genome shotgun sequence genome harbors these coding sequences:
- the LOC127316847 gene encoding uncharacterized protein gives MDPKPAVEADADDDYMGDLSLFLPPSPSRSLGVRKHPPVPAGHARGQAKRAKGLPWKERRRQDRERSQREEDARTLAGMAEAIPESNVGFKLLKQMGYDPASRGGDAEPVGIEIRRSRAGLGAEPPVSAAPLPQPSEPKTREEVEKERKREEEMVEELRARKSIQWKGRRLVWDYRKADAALAQLENREVALPAPDGEEKGEEEEEEVITEEGLQNILDKLRYEHRYCLYCGCKYESAEALADECPGPNEDDH, from the exons ATGGACCCGAAGCCGGCCGTTGAGGCCGACGCCGACGACGACTACATGGGGGACCTGTCCCTCTTCCTCCCGCCGAGCCCTTCCAGGAGTCTCGGGGTCCGGAAGCATCCCCCGGTGCCGGCTGGGCATGCGCGAGGGCAGGCCAAGCGCGCCAAGGGGCTGCCCTGGAaggagcggcggcggcaggaCCGCGAGAGGAGTCAGCGGGAGGAGGATGCGCGGACCTTGGCCGGGATGGCGGAGGCCATCCCCGAGAGCAACGTGGGGTTCAAGCTTTTGAAGCAGATGGGTTACGACCCGGCCTCGCGTGGCGGCGACGCGGAgccggtggggatcgagatccgcCGCTCGCGAGCAGGGCTCGGGGCGGAGCCGCCTGTCTCTGCCGCGCCTCTGCCGCAGCCGTCGGAGCCGAAGACCCGGGAGGAGGTTGAGaaggagaggaagagggaggaggagatgGTGGAAGAGCTAAGGGCGAGGAAGAGCATACAATGGAAAGGGCGGAGGTTGGTGTGGGACTACCGCAAGGCCGACGCAGCGCTCGCGCAGCTGGAGAACCGGGAGGTGGCGCTACCGGCTCCAGATGGCGAGGagaagggagaagaagaagaggaggaggtgaTCACCGAAGAG GGTCTGCAAAACATACTGGATAAGCTGCGATATGAACACCGCTATTGCCTTTATTGTGGATGCAAG TATGAATCGGCAGAAGCGCTAGCAGATGAATGCCCTGGGCCTAATGAAGATGATCATTAA
- the LOC127316845 gene encoding squamosa promoter-binding-like protein 17 isoform X2: protein MEISSGGCGGGTGGGGGGDDQPLHGLQFGKKIYFEDATAPSGGSGSGTSANASSSSRAPAGAGRKGKAAAVPAVPAPPRCQVEGCDVDLSGYKTYYCRHKVCSMHSKAPRVVVAGLEQRFCQQCSRFHQLPEFDNGKRSCRRRLAGHNERRRKPPPGPLASRYGRLAASFEPGRYRSFLLDFSYPRVPSSVRDAWPAVRPGYRMPSEIQWQGNLDLRPHTGYGPHAYGSHGFPSPELPPGGCLTGVAADSSCALSLLSSTQPWDTTTHGASHDHRSAAMSAAAGFDGNPVAVSPSIMASNYMPPPSNPWNSSRGHEGGRTVLHQQLPHNVQLHEVHPAAGSSQHGHFSGELELALQGNRPAPGPRGDHGSGGNTFDHPGSSSNWSL from the exons ATGGAGATTAGCAGCGGAGGCTGCGGCGGAGGAACCGGCGGAGGGGGCGGCGGGGACGACCAGCCGCTCCACGGCCTCCAGTTCGGCAAGAAGATCTACTTCGAGGACGCAACGGCCCCCAGTggtggcagcggcagcggcaccaGCGCCAATGCGTCGTCCTCCTCCAGGGCGCCCGCCGGAGCCGGGAGGAAGGGCAAGGCCGCGGCCGTCCCGGCGGTGCCCGCGCCTCCGCGCTGCCAGGTGGAGGGTTGCGACGTGGATCTGAGCGGCTACAAGACCTACTACTGCCGCCACAAGGTCTGCTCCATGCACTCCAAGGCGCCccgcgtcgtcgtcgccggcctcgaGCAGCGCTTCTGCCAGCAGTGCAGCAG GTTCCACCAGTTGCCTGAATTTGACAATGGAAAACGCAGCTGCCGCAGACGTCTCGCCGGTCACAATGAACGCCGTAGGAAGCCGCCTCCTGGCCCTCTGGCATCACGCTATGGCCGACTCGCTGCATCCTTTG AACCCGGCAGGTACAGAAGCTTTCTGTTAGATTTCTCCTACCCAAGGGTTCCGAGCAGCGTGCGGGATGCTTGGCCTGCAGTTCGACCAGGCTACCGAATGCCCAGTGAAATCCAGTGGCAAGGGAACCTAGACCTGCGTCCTCACACGGGTTATGGCCCACATGCATATGGCAGCCACGGCTTCCCCAGTCCAGAGCTCCCTCCAGGCGGGTGTCTCACAGGGGTCGCCGCCGACTCAAGCTGTGCTCTCTCTCTTCTGTCAAGTACTCAGCCATGGGATACCACCACCCACGGTGCCAGCCACGACCATCGGTCCGCGGCAATGTCCGCGGCCGCGGGCTTCGACGGCAACCCTGTGGCAGTGTCACCCTCCATCATGGCGAGTAACTACATGCCGCCACCATCGAACCCCTGGAATAGCTCCCGGGGTCACGAAGGCGGGCGGACGGTGCTGCATCAGCAGCTGCCACATAACGTCCAACTGCACGAGGTTCACCCTGCAGCAGGCTCTAGCCAGCATGGCCACTTCTCAGGTGAGCTCGAGCTAGCTCTGCAGGGAAACAGGCCAGCACCTGGACCACGTGGCGATCATGGCAGCGGTGGCAACACATTTGACCACCCTGGAAGCTCGTCGAACTGGTCCCTGTAG
- the LOC127316845 gene encoding squamosa promoter-binding-like protein 17 isoform X1: protein MEISSGGCGGGTGGGGGGDDQPLHGLQFGKKIYFEDATAPSGGSGSGTSANASSSSRAPAGAGRKGKAAAVPAVPAPPRCQVEGCDVDLSGYKTYYCRHKVCSMHSKAPRVVVAGLEQRFCQQCSRFHQLPEFDNGKRSCRRRLAGHNERRRKPPPGPLASRYGRLAASFEEPGRYRSFLLDFSYPRVPSSVRDAWPAVRPGYRMPSEIQWQGNLDLRPHTGYGPHAYGSHGFPSPELPPGGCLTGVAADSSCALSLLSSTQPWDTTTHGASHDHRSAAMSAAAGFDGNPVAVSPSIMASNYMPPPSNPWNSSRGHEGGRTVLHQQLPHNVQLHEVHPAAGSSQHGHFSGELELALQGNRPAPGPRGDHGSGGNTFDHPGSSSNWSL from the exons ATGGAGATTAGCAGCGGAGGCTGCGGCGGAGGAACCGGCGGAGGGGGCGGCGGGGACGACCAGCCGCTCCACGGCCTCCAGTTCGGCAAGAAGATCTACTTCGAGGACGCAACGGCCCCCAGTggtggcagcggcagcggcaccaGCGCCAATGCGTCGTCCTCCTCCAGGGCGCCCGCCGGAGCCGGGAGGAAGGGCAAGGCCGCGGCCGTCCCGGCGGTGCCCGCGCCTCCGCGCTGCCAGGTGGAGGGTTGCGACGTGGATCTGAGCGGCTACAAGACCTACTACTGCCGCCACAAGGTCTGCTCCATGCACTCCAAGGCGCCccgcgtcgtcgtcgccggcctcgaGCAGCGCTTCTGCCAGCAGTGCAGCAG GTTCCACCAGTTGCCTGAATTTGACAATGGAAAACGCAGCTGCCGCAGACGTCTCGCCGGTCACAATGAACGCCGTAGGAAGCCGCCTCCTGGCCCTCTGGCATCACGCTATGGCCGACTCGCTGCATCCTTTG AAGAACCCGGCAGGTACAGAAGCTTTCTGTTAGATTTCTCCTACCCAAGGGTTCCGAGCAGCGTGCGGGATGCTTGGCCTGCAGTTCGACCAGGCTACCGAATGCCCAGTGAAATCCAGTGGCAAGGGAACCTAGACCTGCGTCCTCACACGGGTTATGGCCCACATGCATATGGCAGCCACGGCTTCCCCAGTCCAGAGCTCCCTCCAGGCGGGTGTCTCACAGGGGTCGCCGCCGACTCAAGCTGTGCTCTCTCTCTTCTGTCAAGTACTCAGCCATGGGATACCACCACCCACGGTGCCAGCCACGACCATCGGTCCGCGGCAATGTCCGCGGCCGCGGGCTTCGACGGCAACCCTGTGGCAGTGTCACCCTCCATCATGGCGAGTAACTACATGCCGCCACCATCGAACCCCTGGAATAGCTCCCGGGGTCACGAAGGCGGGCGGACGGTGCTGCATCAGCAGCTGCCACATAACGTCCAACTGCACGAGGTTCACCCTGCAGCAGGCTCTAGCCAGCATGGCCACTTCTCAGGTGAGCTCGAGCTAGCTCTGCAGGGAAACAGGCCAGCACCTGGACCACGTGGCGATCATGGCAGCGGTGGCAACACATTTGACCACCCTGGAAGCTCGTCGAACTGGTCCCTGTAG